The bacterium genome window below encodes:
- a CDS encoding glycosyltransferase family 39 protein codes for MDAKKTVAAAVLAVIFVLAVAQIWYRPVDRDEGFWLYTSWRFAEGDLPYRDFALPHMPLASLYYAGAIKVFGPSLYALRGLNVALFAVSAAFLGLAVARRFGGPASFFAVVFLGSSSLALTWLVPVKAYAPAAAALTFAVAVWLWPGDIEKTGLGRALVIGVLLGAATLARLTVAVTLPAAAFGIWLSLPRRPGRRAAAVGALCIGFLAVTPIIVYFRAVAGDAFAFNVWGIHKLFLGGGATGRWAAALSLLLPPDPAILIVAAFLALRAEGRKILAFPLAAGVLILLGHLVPGSSQRQYFVPAVPAFAAAAGVGAAWLWRRKKAVALAVVGAAAFVGAARPAAKVVFDRAHKELVGPAEVYAAARLLADATRESDVVYTGWPGYAALARRRVLPGWELGYFTHRVGERLNAADRRRYHLMTYDETAEVLASGKARFALDGLDTPEALEPTLAEHFEKATSRRGVTLRRYKAGE; via the coding sequence TTGGACGCTAAAAAAACCGTAGCCGCGGCCGTATTGGCCGTCATCTTCGTACTCGCCGTCGCGCAGATCTGGTACCGCCCGGTCGACCGCGACGAGGGTTTCTGGCTCTATACTTCGTGGCGCTTCGCGGAAGGCGACCTTCCCTACCGCGACTTCGCCCTGCCGCACATGCCGCTCGCGTCGCTCTACTACGCCGGCGCAATAAAGGTCTTCGGGCCTTCGCTCTACGCGCTGCGCGGTTTGAACGTCGCGCTGTTCGCCGTCTCCGCGGCCTTCCTCGGCTTAGCGGTCGCGCGGCGCTTCGGCGGGCCGGCGTCGTTCTTCGCCGTCGTCTTTCTCGGTTCGTCGTCGCTCGCGCTTACCTGGCTCGTCCCGGTCAAGGCGTACGCGCCGGCTGCGGCCGCTTTAACTTTCGCCGTCGCCGTCTGGCTCTGGCCCGGCGATATCGAGAAAACGGGTTTAGGCCGGGCGCTGGTCATAGGCGTCTTGCTGGGCGCGGCCACGCTGGCGCGGCTAACGGTCGCGGTAACCCTCCCGGCCGCGGCCTTCGGCATTTGGCTCTCGCTACCCCGGCGGCCGGGCCGGCGGGCGGCCGCCGTCGGCGCGCTATGCATCGGCTTCTTGGCCGTAACGCCGATAATCGTCTACTTCCGCGCCGTCGCGGGGGACGCGTTCGCTTTTAACGTTTGGGGCATACACAAGCTGTTCCTGGGGGGCGGCGCGACGGGGCGATGGGCCGCGGCGTTGAGTCTCCTGCTGCCGCCGGACCCGGCGATTCTAATCGTCGCCGCGTTTCTGGCGCTTCGAGCGGAGGGGCGTAAAATTTTAGCGTTCCCCCTCGCCGCCGGCGTCCTCATCCTCCTCGGCCACCTCGTACCCGGCAGCAGCCAACGCCAATACTTCGTACCGGCGGTACCCGCCTTCGCCGCCGCCGCGGGCGTCGGCGCGGCGTGGTTATGGCGCCGGAAAAAGGCCGTCGCGCTGGCGGTGGTGGGCGCCGCGGCCTTCGTCGGCGCCGCCCGACCGGCCGCCAAGGTCGTGTTCGACCGGGCGCACAAAGAGCTCGTCGGCCCGGCGGAAGTGTACGCCGCGGCCCGCCTACTGGCCGACGCCACGCGTGAAAGCGACGTCGTGTACACCGGTTGGCCCGGCTACGCCGCCCTCGCCCGGCGGCGGGTATTGCCGGGTTGGGAGCTCGGCTACTTCACGCACCGCGTCGGCGAAAGGCTGAACGCCGCGGACCGCCGCCGCTACCACTTGATGACGTACGACGAAACGGCGGAGGTACTCGCCTCCGGCAAAGCCCGGTTCGCGCTCGACGGCCTGGACACGCCCGAGGCGCTCGAGCCGACCTTAGCCGAACACTTCGAAAAAGCGACTTCCCGCCGGGGCGTAACGCTTCGGCGATACAAAGCCGGCGAATAA
- a CDS encoding glycosyltransferase family 9 protein has protein sequence MSKKRNIFKRAVRAAAKAAAKTVLRPREAALPPREEIRKVLVIKLWAIGEYLMATPAFAALRQLFPRAEIALLTGVATAPLAAAAPAFDRVWTIPEGIFVKRRIRELRRLRERLAREKFGLAVVFHLAWEFSAFAAWAGVPNRVGFDRGGDGFAHTVKVPRLGGRHQVEEYFDLARACGAAGDPGPLAVVPGEEAEAEAEHFLSEPPFAASAPVLVAPGGGVNPKTRMEAKRWPAERYVELVDILKRDYQVALVGGPSDAALNAGVAAATGAIDLTGKTSLPALYLLFKRAKAFIGNDSAPMHLAAAAGTPTVAFFGPTDPKVNGPWRTPALILTHETDCRPCYEDGYFPDCNDRRCLTAITASYTATRVHDFLDSLGTRC, from the coding sequence TTGTCGAAGAAACGGAATATATTCAAAAGGGCCGTACGCGCCGCGGCGAAAGCCGCCGCCAAAACGGTCCTCAGGCCGCGGGAAGCCGCGCTCCCGCCGCGCGAAGAAATCCGTAAGGTCCTAGTTATCAAACTATGGGCTATCGGCGAATATTTGATGGCCACGCCGGCCTTCGCCGCCCTGCGCCAATTGTTCCCTCGAGCCGAGATAGCGCTGCTTACCGGCGTCGCGACCGCGCCCCTCGCCGCGGCGGCGCCCGCCTTCGACCGCGTCTGGACCATACCGGAGGGAATATTCGTAAAAAGGCGTATCCGCGAGTTACGCCGGCTCCGCGAACGGCTCGCGCGCGAAAAATTCGGCCTCGCCGTCGTCTTCCACCTAGCCTGGGAATTCTCGGCCTTCGCCGCTTGGGCCGGCGTACCCAACCGCGTGGGCTTCGACCGCGGCGGCGACGGCTTCGCTCATACCGTGAAGGTGCCCCGCCTCGGGGGCCGACACCAGGTGGAGGAATACTTCGACCTCGCCCGGGCGTGCGGCGCCGCCGGCGACCCGGGCCCGCTAGCGGTCGTGCCGGGCGAAGAAGCGGAAGCCGAAGCCGAGCATTTTTTGAGCGAACCGCCCTTCGCCGCGTCAGCGCCGGTGCTGGTCGCTCCCGGCGGCGGCGTTAACCCCAAGACCCGAATGGAGGCCAAACGCTGGCCCGCCGAACGTTACGTCGAACTCGTAGATATTTTGAAACGCGACTACCAAGTAGCGCTCGTGGGCGGCCCCTCCGACGCCGCGTTAAACGCCGGCGTCGCCGCCGCCACCGGTGCAATCGACCTTACCGGCAAGACTTCCTTGCCGGCGTTATATCTTCTATTCAAAAGGGCCAAGGCCTTTATCGGCAACGACTCGGCGCCCATGCACCTGGCCGCGGCCGCGGGAACGCCCACCGTCGCCTTCTTCGGCCCGACCGACCCAAAAGTGAACGGCCCGTGGCGTACGCCGGCGCTGATTCTCACGCACGAAACCGATTGCCGACCTTGTTACGAAGACGGCTACTTCCCCGATTGCAACGACCGCCGCTGCTTAACGGCGATAACGGCCTCGTACACCGCTACTCGCGTTCACGATTTCCTTGACAGCCTCGGAACGAGGTGTTAA
- a CDS encoding sulfatase, with product MKTSVNKPSIIAFAVGASLTGGLIGAWEAAALVVLDVELTTSRGGAALLLCAAFALAAAAAFPAGLIFALARRSPPGRFILGERTDGVTFAAAAALLFYGGYYLNANVLPAKLHPASLAADVALLAVCWLAVRFAPSFKIRRRWLAAAFAVLLAGAVTVSVTAAGSSRRLGPPQTPPPKGAANLLLVTMDTTRADRLGAYGGPPGLTPNLDRLTASSIVFKRAYCPMPLTGPSHAALLTGLTPRENGVVQNGAPLATDAPTLAEALRSRGYRTGAVVAAFPVSSKLGFARGFEYFDDDFAAAGALTRLTFVRLAGSFGIIDVKARLQRPADEVTPRALRWLGDERNRPFFLWVHYFDPHTPYEPPDGYRGLTDADPPQVRSYDGEVAFMDAEIGGLLAALHDAGVRENTVVVAVADHGESLGEHDYYYDHGRYVYEPCMRVPLLVAAPPGFSGLSGAVIKSEPGLVTLASLYDFLLDNIAAYSSDSASGRNEPAPAAEAAVFGESLEGDLNYRMVISRVDGSSPLYKLILDAGTGAVELYDLDADPRETQNLARDRLEVTRVLLKRLEEHFAAQPPLPAGAPADAEMMEKLRTLGYV from the coding sequence ATGAAAACCAGCGTAAACAAACCGTCCATAATAGCGTTCGCCGTGGGGGCCTCCTTGACAGGGGGCCTTATCGGCGCCTGGGAAGCGGCGGCCCTCGTCGTACTCGACGTTGAACTAACGACTTCGCGGGGAGGAGCCGCCCTCCTCTTATGCGCCGCGTTCGCGCTCGCCGCGGCGGCCGCTTTCCCGGCCGGGTTAATATTCGCCCTGGCCCGTCGGAGCCCGCCCGGGCGGTTTATATTGGGCGAACGGACCGACGGCGTCACGTTCGCCGCAGCCGCGGCCCTCCTGTTCTACGGCGGGTACTATTTGAACGCCAACGTCCTCCCGGCTAAACTCCACCCGGCCAGCCTCGCGGCCGACGTCGCGCTGCTCGCGGTATGCTGGCTCGCCGTACGGTTCGCGCCATCCTTCAAGATTCGACGTCGCTGGCTGGCCGCGGCGTTCGCGGTGCTTCTTGCCGGCGCCGTAACCGTAAGCGTAACCGCGGCCGGCTCGAGCCGGCGCCTCGGCCCGCCCCAAACGCCGCCCCCCAAAGGCGCCGCGAATTTATTGCTCGTCACTATGGACACGACGCGCGCCGACCGCCTGGGCGCGTACGGCGGGCCCCCCGGCCTCACCCCGAACCTCGACCGTTTAACCGCTTCAAGTATCGTCTTCAAGCGCGCCTACTGCCCCATGCCGCTGACGGGGCCCAGCCACGCGGCGCTCCTCACCGGCCTTACGCCGCGCGAGAACGGCGTCGTCCAAAACGGCGCACCGCTTGCGACGGACGCGCCTACTTTAGCCGAGGCCCTCCGCTCGCGCGGTTATCGTACCGGCGCCGTCGTCGCGGCTTTTCCCGTTTCGTCCAAGCTCGGCTTCGCCCGGGGATTCGAATACTTCGACGACGACTTCGCCGCGGCCGGCGCATTAACCCGCCTTACCTTCGTACGTCTCGCCGGTTCGTTCGGGATAATCGACGTCAAAGCCCGCCTCCAACGACCGGCCGACGAGGTGACGCCGCGGGCGCTCCGTTGGCTGGGCGACGAGAGGAACAGGCCGTTCTTCCTATGGGTCCATTACTTCGACCCCCACACGCCGTACGAGCCGCCGGACGGATACCGGGGATTAACCGACGCCGACCCGCCCCAAGTCCGCTCGTACGACGGCGAGGTCGCGTTTATGGACGCCGAGATAGGCGGATTACTCGCTGCTTTGCATGACGCGGGCGTGCGCGAGAATACGGTCGTCGTCGCCGTAGCCGACCACGGCGAGAGTTTGGGCGAACACGACTACTACTACGACCACGGCCGGTACGTCTACGAGCCGTGCATGCGCGTACCGCTGCTGGTCGCCGCCCCGCCCGGATTCAGCGGCCTAAGCGGCGCGGTTATTAAAAGCGAACCCGGGTTGGTGACGTTGGCCTCGTTGTACGATTTCTTGTTAGATAATATCGCGGCCTATTCGTCCGATTCGGCAAGCGGCCGGAACGAGCCGGCGCCGGCGGCCGAAGCCGCCGTCTTCGGCGAGTCGCTGGAGGGCGACCTCAACTATCGAATGGTGATATCGCGCGTCGACGGCTCGAGCCCCCTCTACAAGCTCATCCTCGACGCCGGCACCGGTGCGGTTGAACTGTACGACCTCGACGCCGACCCGCGAGAGACGCAAAACCTGGCGCGGGACCGATTGGAGGTAACGCGCGTACTGCTCAAGCGGTTGGAAGAACACTTCGCGGCGCAACCGCCGCTACCGGCGGGCGCCCCGGCCGACGCCGAGATGATGGAGAAGCTGCGCACGCTCGGTTACGTATAA
- a CDS encoding aminopeptidase has translation MADDNLREAARRTLSDCMGVRAGEVVTVVTDDVVRAVGEALAREAGELGADPVLAVMAPRRVSGEEPPEPVAALMLESAVLLLATNASLSHTRARKAASKAGARCASMPGITEDIMVRTMAVDYRDVAARSRKLAESLAGVKYFRLTSPAGTDITINVTDLEYFADTGTYREPGDFGNLPAGEVCAGPVLEGSAGTAVFDGSFAGLGLLGEPITVTFEDGVATAIEDGEKADALRALLEPFGEGGRVLAEIGIGTHPTARLTGVVLEDEKIAGTVHLALGNNVGFGGANDVAVHVDGVILSPTLVTDRGEAVLEEGTPRF, from the coding sequence ATGGCCGACGACAACTTGAGAGAAGCCGCGCGGCGTACGCTGTCCGACTGCATGGGCGTGCGCGCCGGCGAGGTCGTAACGGTAGTGACCGACGACGTCGTCCGCGCCGTGGGCGAAGCGCTGGCGCGCGAGGCGGGCGAGCTGGGGGCGGACCCGGTACTGGCGGTAATGGCGCCGCGGCGCGTCAGCGGCGAGGAGCCGCCGGAGCCCGTAGCGGCCCTTATGCTCGAGAGCGCGGTCCTGTTGTTGGCGACGAACGCCTCGTTGTCGCATACGCGCGCGCGCAAGGCCGCCAGCAAGGCGGGCGCCCGCTGCGCGTCGATGCCCGGTATAACCGAGGATATAATGGTCCGCACGATGGCCGTCGACTACCGCGACGTCGCCGCCCGGAGCCGAAAGCTGGCCGAGTCGCTCGCGGGCGTAAAATATTTCCGCCTTACGTCGCCCGCCGGAACCGACATTACGATTAACGTCACGGACCTCGAATACTTCGCCGACACCGGCACGTACCGCGAGCCGGGCGATTTCGGCAACTTGCCCGCGGGCGAGGTGTGCGCGGGGCCGGTCCTGGAAGGCAGCGCGGGGACGGCGGTATTCGACGGCTCGTTCGCCGGCCTGGGCCTTCTGGGGGAACCGATTACGGTCACCTTCGAGGACGGCGTCGCGACGGCCATCGAAGACGGCGAGAAGGCCGACGCGCTACGCGCCTTGCTCGAGCCCTTCGGCGAGGGCGGGAGGGTGCTGGCCGAGATAGGCATCGGCACCCACCCTACGGCCCGACTCACCGGCGTCGTTTTGGAGGACGAGAAGATCGCCGGCACCGTCCACCTGGCGCTCGGGAACAACGTCGGCTTCGGCGGGGCCAACGACGTGGCCGTGCACGTCGACGGCGTAATCCTTTCGCCGACCCTCGTAACCGACCGCGGCGAGGCCGTACTGGAGGAAGGCACACCCCGCTTCTGA
- the hutI gene encoding imidazolonepropionase, with the protein MGELLLYNAGQIFTAAGGPRRGAALAEKTVAAGDALLARNGVIVAVGRRPDVEKLAASDAEGLDCGGRLVTPGLVDCHTHLVYGGSRADEYERRLRGASYLEIFEAGGGIHATVRDTRAASEDELVASSRRRAEVFLSHGTTAAEVKTGYGLTTEDELKMLRAAARLAKETPLKIIPTFLGAHAIPPEYADRRGDFVALVTDEMLPAVTAEGLAEYADVFCDRGAFNVDETRAVLAAARDAGLKLRLHADEFEPLGGTELAVEMGAASVEHLAVVTAAGIEALAGSDTAAVLLPGTTVFLGSSRFAPARKLVDAGALVAVGSDHNPGSCHAASLRTVLTPAATYLKMTPAEILHAVTVNAAYSLARADRLGSLEPGKAADVAVFDAADVNELFYDWGPTRAWATVADGKVVCRDNPPRFNP; encoded by the coding sequence ATGGGCGAGCTGTTGCTATACAACGCCGGCCAGATATTCACCGCGGCGGGCGGGCCGAGGCGGGGCGCCGCGCTGGCCGAAAAAACGGTAGCCGCGGGCGACGCGCTGCTCGCCCGGAACGGCGTCATAGTCGCGGTCGGACGGCGGCCCGACGTCGAGAAGCTCGCGGCCTCCGACGCCGAAGGGCTCGACTGCGGCGGCCGCCTCGTTACGCCCGGCCTGGTAGACTGCCACACCCACCTGGTCTACGGCGGCTCGCGCGCCGACGAGTACGAACGCCGCCTGCGCGGCGCTTCTTACCTGGAGATATTCGAGGCCGGCGGCGGCATCCACGCCACCGTCCGGGACACGCGCGCCGCGAGCGAAGACGAGCTCGTCGCCTCGAGCCGGCGCCGCGCCGAAGTATTCTTAAGTCACGGGACCACGGCGGCGGAAGTGAAGACCGGCTACGGCCTGACGACCGAAGACGAACTCAAAATGCTGCGCGCCGCGGCCCGTCTCGCCAAAGAAACACCCCTTAAAATCATCCCCACGTTCCTGGGCGCGCACGCGATTCCGCCCGAGTACGCCGACCGCCGGGGCGACTTCGTCGCGCTGGTGACCGACGAAATGCTCCCGGCCGTAACCGCGGAGGGCCTGGCCGAATACGCCGACGTCTTCTGCGACCGCGGCGCCTTCAACGTCGACGAGACGCGCGCGGTCCTCGCCGCGGCCCGCGACGCCGGCCTGAAGCTCCGCCTCCACGCCGACGAATTCGAGCCGCTGGGCGGTACGGAGTTGGCGGTCGAGATGGGCGCGGCGTCCGTCGAGCACCTGGCGGTCGTGACGGCGGCCGGGATAGAAGCGCTGGCCGGCTCCGACACGGCGGCGGTCCTGCTTCCCGGGACGACCGTCTTCCTGGGCTCGAGCCGCTTCGCGCCGGCGCGGAAGCTGGTCGACGCCGGCGCCCTGGTCGCCGTGGGGAGCGACCACAACCCGGGCTCGTGCCACGCCGCGTCCTTGCGAACCGTACTCACGCCGGCGGCGACTTATTTGAAGATGACGCCCGCCGAGATACTCCACGCCGTAACCGTAAACGCCGCCTATTCGCTGGCGCGCGCGGACCGGCTCGGTTCCCTCGAGCCGGGCAAGGCCGCGGACGTCGCCGTCTTCGACGCGGCCGACGTCAACGAGCTGTTCTACGACTGGGGGCCTACGCGCGCCTGGGCCACGGTCGCGGACGGAAAAGTCGTATGTCGCGACAACCCGCCTCGTTTTAACCCCTAA
- a CDS encoding MFS transporter, producing the protein MFRRRIADAPYLSLPGRAWAWATYDFANTIFSMNVITMYFAQWIIVDLGFEDISYSIAYAASMVAVALTMPALGALADARKNRLRCLLVYTGACVAFTITVGNVAALIRPVYWKGVLALAAFALANYFYIGGQTFYNALLRGAAPPGQTGRVSGLGTALGYVGAIAGLLLVWPFVKGWVPGFAEGRPSAFVPTGLLFLIFSIPTFLLVKEAAAGAERRSAWWGLRKVVGTLKRARERPDVFRFLIGNVLLQDPVATAIVFMAVYANVVFGMPDAAKIPLFIVATTFAVVGAAAAGFVTDRWGPRKTTIATAVGWAATFILIAAANRPILFWVGGSLVGVGLGFTWTAARPFLAGLVGESEQGEFFGLYSLSSRVAAIIGPLLWGTIIYVGAAWPVGKYRLAVASLAVLEVAAAFVFASIKTRAKPRAAKGVL; encoded by the coding sequence ATGTTTCGGCGGCGCATAGCCGACGCGCCGTACCTCTCCCTCCCCGGGCGGGCGTGGGCGTGGGCGACGTACGACTTCGCCAACACGATCTTCTCGATGAACGTCATCACGATGTACTTCGCCCAGTGGATAATCGTAGACCTGGGGTTCGAGGACATATCGTACAGCATAGCTTACGCCGCGTCGATGGTAGCGGTGGCCTTGACGATGCCGGCGCTGGGCGCGCTCGCCGACGCGCGTAAAAATCGCCTGCGCTGCCTGCTCGTCTATACCGGCGCCTGCGTCGCCTTCACCATAACCGTCGGCAACGTCGCGGCGCTCATACGCCCCGTCTATTGGAAAGGGGTATTGGCGCTCGCCGCGTTCGCCCTGGCCAACTACTTCTACATCGGCGGCCAGACGTTCTACAACGCGCTCCTTCGCGGCGCGGCGCCGCCCGGGCAAACGGGCCGCGTCTCCGGCCTGGGGACGGCGCTGGGGTACGTCGGCGCCATCGCCGGCCTATTACTCGTGTGGCCGTTCGTCAAAGGGTGGGTCCCGGGGTTCGCGGAAGGCCGGCCGTCGGCCTTCGTGCCGACGGGTCTATTATTCCTGATTTTTTCTATACCGACTTTCCTGTTGGTAAAAGAGGCCGCGGCGGGCGCGGAACGCCGGTCCGCGTGGTGGGGGCTCCGTAAAGTCGTCGGCACGCTCAAGCGGGCGCGCGAACGGCCCGACGTATTTAGGTTCCTCATCGGGAACGTACTCCTACAGGACCCGGTCGCGACGGCGATAGTCTTCATGGCGGTGTACGCCAACGTCGTCTTCGGCATGCCCGACGCCGCCAAGATACCCCTATTTATAGTCGCGACGACGTTCGCGGTAGTGGGCGCGGCGGCCGCGGGCTTCGTAACGGACCGGTGGGGCCCGCGCAAGACGACCATCGCCACCGCCGTGGGTTGGGCGGCGACGTTCATTCTGATCGCGGCGGCGAATCGTCCGATATTGTTCTGGGTGGGAGGCTCGTTGGTGGGCGTCGGCCTGGGTTTCACCTGGACCGCGGCGAGGCCTTTTCTAGCCGGCCTGGTCGGCGAAAGCGAGCAGGGCGAATTCTTCGGCCTTTACTCGCTCTCCAGCCGGGTCGCCGCGATAATAGGGCCGCTGCTGTGGGGAACCATAATATACGTCGGCGCGGCGTGGCCCGTGGGAAAGTACCGCCTCGCCGTCGCTTCCCTCGCCGTGCTGGAGGTGGCCGCGGCTTTCGTATTCGCCTCTATTAAAACACGCGCGAAACCGCGCGCGGCGAAAGGCGTATTGTGA
- a CDS encoding NHL repeat-containing protein, producing the protein MLSKKWILYGAVLTLAGVPAGCGPDTEGNGAPIAGTRLWVADQPDSEVVIYDDTGNLLKFVGGPVVFSKPNAIDIYAEDGAAWICDFYTNRIRKFDADGNPLYASPDPEVGALVLNAADLSVSQSSGECWISDRGNNRVIRLDADGNVLAKVSAFKYPRGISADPAAGDVWVADEGNDAVVKVAATATGDISVRAVEVGRFTGMENPWAVAADADGKGWACSRAEGRVVRLSVDAAELASVEGFDAPVALAVDETAKAVYVVDTAKGLLVALPRGVTGTHKNYAAVATFVVSGLAHPEDVFVNEKTDRVYVAEMGGGNVKIYDRDGKAVNTIPGFSGPAALAAWSEN; encoded by the coding sequence ATGCTTTCGAAAAAATGGATACTTTACGGCGCCGTCTTGACGTTAGCGGGCGTGCCGGCCGGCTGCGGCCCCGACACGGAAGGCAACGGCGCCCCAATCGCCGGTACGAGGCTCTGGGTCGCCGACCAACCCGATTCGGAGGTCGTTATATACGACGATACGGGAAACCTCCTCAAATTCGTCGGCGGCCCGGTTGTATTCAGCAAGCCCAACGCCATAGACATATACGCCGAGGACGGCGCGGCGTGGATCTGCGACTTCTATACCAACCGAATACGTAAGTTCGACGCCGACGGCAACCCGCTCTACGCTTCGCCCGACCCGGAGGTGGGAGCCCTCGTTCTCAACGCCGCGGACCTCTCGGTATCGCAATCGTCCGGCGAATGTTGGATCTCGGACCGCGGCAACAACCGCGTAATACGCCTCGACGCGGACGGCAACGTGCTGGCCAAGGTTTCCGCTTTTAAGTACCCGCGCGGCATCTCGGCCGACCCCGCCGCCGGCGACGTGTGGGTAGCGGACGAAGGTAACGACGCCGTCGTGAAAGTGGCGGCGACGGCGACGGGCGACATCTCGGTCCGGGCCGTGGAGGTAGGCCGCTTCACGGGTATGGAAAACCCGTGGGCGGTGGCGGCCGACGCGGACGGCAAGGGCTGGGCTTGCAGCCGCGCGGAGGGGCGCGTCGTCAGGCTATCGGTCGACGCCGCCGAGCTCGCGTCGGTGGAGGGTTTCGACGCGCCGGTCGCTCTCGCGGTAGACGAGACGGCGAAGGCGGTGTACGTCGTGGATACCGCAAAAGGCTTACTGGTAGCGTTACCGCGGGGCGTAACCGGTACGCATAAAAATTACGCCGCCGTCGCGACCTTCGTCGTGTCCGGCCTCGCCCACCCCGAGGACGTCTTCGTCAACGAGAAGACCGACCGTGTATACGTCGCCGAAATGGGCGGCGGCAACGTCAAGATATACGACCGCGACGGGAAAGCCGTAAATACCATACCGGGTTTCAGCGGCCCCGCGGCGCTGGCCGCTTGGAGCGAAAACTGA
- a CDS encoding M20/M25/M40 family metallo-hydrolase, translating into MAATISRRKLLRTFKELAALYGPSKRERDVADYILNRLDGLWPLAEDGAGDVVGGDAGNILLKINGRGEPVLLTAHMDTVEPCAGVKPRVKNGYVYSKRDTILGADDRAAVAVLLELAEIAGGLKERRSLEILFTVAEEVGLLGAKHADYGPITSKTAFVLDASEPPGYAVNAAPGSETVKATFRGRAAHAGIEPEKGINAIQMAASAVAAMKLGRIDHETTANIGLISGGRATNIVSDTARIEGEVRSHDASKLAAQLENVTDVAKKAAAEFGGEVDITWEKAYVSYRLAEDATPVALFSRAARAVGLEPKFVAGGGGSDANVFNERAIAAIVLGCGMEKPHTVDERIAVASLYKLGELATALARTP; encoded by the coding sequence ATGGCCGCTACGATAAGCCGACGCAAACTGCTCCGGACCTTTAAAGAACTCGCCGCCTTGTACGGCCCGAGCAAAAGGGAACGCGACGTAGCCGATTATATTCTAAATCGGCTCGACGGCTTATGGCCCCTCGCCGAAGACGGCGCCGGCGACGTCGTAGGGGGCGACGCCGGCAACATCCTGCTAAAAATAAACGGCCGGGGCGAACCCGTCCTACTGACGGCACATATGGACACGGTCGAACCGTGCGCCGGCGTCAAACCGCGGGTTAAGAACGGTTACGTCTACAGCAAGCGCGACACCATCCTCGGCGCCGACGACCGCGCCGCGGTCGCGGTACTGCTGGAGCTGGCCGAAATCGCCGGCGGCCTAAAAGAGCGCCGGTCGCTCGAGATATTATTCACCGTCGCCGAAGAGGTCGGCCTCCTGGGGGCGAAGCACGCCGACTACGGCCCCATAACAAGCAAGACGGCCTTCGTCCTCGACGCGTCGGAACCGCCCGGGTACGCCGTCAACGCCGCGCCCGGCTCCGAAACGGTCAAGGCGACCTTCCGCGGCCGCGCGGCCCACGCCGGCATCGAGCCCGAAAAAGGCATCAACGCCATCCAAATGGCCGCCTCGGCCGTAGCCGCGATGAAGCTCGGCCGCATCGACCACGAAACGACCGCCAATATTGGCCTTATCTCCGGCGGCCGGGCGACGAATATCGTCTCCGATACCGCCCGGATCGAAGGCGAGGTCCGTTCCCACGACGCCTCCAAGCTCGCGGCTCAGCTCGAGAACGTAACCGACGTCGCGAAAAAAGCCGCCGCCGAATTCGGCGGCGAAGTCGATATAACGTGGGAGAAGGCGTACGTTTCGTACCGCTTAGCGGAAGACGCTACGCCGGTAGCGCTATTCTCGCGCGCCGCTCGAGCCGTAGGGCTGGAGCCCAAGTTCGTCGCCGGGGGCGGCGGCTCGGACGCCAACGTCTTCAACGAACGCGCCATCGCGGCCATCGTACTGGGCTGCGGCATGGAAAAACCGCACACCGTCGACGAAAGAATCGCCGTCGCCTCCCTCTACAAACTGGGGGAGTTGGCGACGGCGTTGGCCCGAACGCCCTAG
- a CDS encoding septal ring lytic transglycosylase RlpA family protein, with the protein MKAAARYGISAALCAALAVSACSFSRRYPRSYGRPAAYREVGEASYYGREAHGKATASGEKFNMNAYTAAHKTLPFGTNVRVTNLANKKSVVVRVNDRGPFVAGRIIDLSYAAAKKIKMLGAGVADVELVVVK; encoded by the coding sequence GTGAAGGCCGCGGCTAGATACGGCATATCGGCCGCGCTGTGTGCGGCGTTGGCGGTTTCGGCTTGCAGCTTCTCCAGGCGCTATCCGCGCAGTTACGGCCGACCCGCCGCCTATCGCGAAGTAGGCGAGGCTTCGTATTACGGCCGCGAGGCCCACGGGAAGGCCACCGCCTCCGGCGAGAAGTTCAATATGAACGCCTACACGGCGGCCCACAAGACGCTGCCGTTCGGGACCAACGTCCGCGTTACCAATTTAGCCAATAAGAAGAGCGTCGTCGTGCGCGTCAACGACCGCGGGCCCTTCGTCGCCGGCCGCATAATCGATTTGTCGTACGCCGCCGCCAAAAAAATTAAAATGCTCGGCGCCGGCGTCGCCGACGTCGAGCTCGTCGTCGTAAAATAA